From a region of the Aerosakkonema funiforme FACHB-1375 genome:
- a CDS encoding single-stranded-DNA-specific exonuclease RecJ, protein MHNKRLPNQRWHIYPELPEKAEKLAMANNLSPLLAQVLLNRGIETAAEVQAFLDPESQLLPSPIEEFPDLAMSLELLQKAIKNQEKIAICGDYDADGMTSTALLLRSLRWLGALVDYAIPSRMSEGYGINKRIVEEFYTEDVKLILTVDNGISAYDPIDRARQLGIKVIVTDHHDIPPQLPPADAILNPKLIPESSPYRSLAGVGVAYILAVSLAQQLGKAKGLVKPMLELFTLGTIADLAPLTGVNRRWVKRGLQMLPESQLAGVQALIQMSGVQESGVNGENSTSAISNYQSLNPKSKIQNQKSLKPEDIGFRLGPRINAVGRIADPQIVIELLTTDDMGVALERAMQCEQINKHRQELCEQIEQEAIAWCEQSQIDLQQERVLVVVQPNWHHGVIGIVASRLVERYGVPVFIGTYEEDEHIRGSARGIPEFHVFEALLFCEDLLGKFGGHKAAGGFSLPAKNLAQLRSRLSIFAHKCLQPEHLKPLLKIDVKTDLARIDYELYQQIDALHPCGIENSAPIFFSPNVRVVEQQIVGKGHVKLTLAQESSSLTIKAIAWRWGDYLPLPSPVDIAYRLRENNFNGNKTVELELVGVRPSVVPIDRSLTLPLKAEFYYKERRYTCGFFAKDASHELRIRNAEGKVLAIEIGQTTGLLGNSREEAKEVDISQPFYSHLVDAAYTALEIAKGKI, encoded by the coding sequence ATGCACAATAAACGATTGCCAAACCAGCGATGGCATATTTATCCAGAATTGCCAGAAAAAGCCGAAAAACTAGCGATGGCAAATAACCTGTCCCCATTGTTGGCGCAGGTATTGCTTAACCGAGGCATCGAGACGGCGGCAGAAGTACAAGCATTTTTAGATCCGGAATCTCAACTTTTGCCTTCGCCAATCGAAGAATTTCCCGATTTGGCGATGAGTCTGGAATTATTGCAAAAAGCAATAAAAAATCAAGAAAAAATTGCTATTTGCGGCGACTACGATGCTGATGGTATGACTAGCACCGCTTTGCTGCTGCGTAGCCTGCGCTGGTTAGGTGCTTTGGTTGACTATGCCATTCCCAGTCGGATGAGCGAAGGTTATGGTATAAATAAACGCATTGTAGAAGAATTTTACACAGAAGATGTCAAGCTAATTTTAACGGTAGATAACGGTATTTCAGCTTACGATCCGATCGATCGAGCGCGGCAGTTGGGTATAAAAGTTATCGTTACCGATCACCACGACATTCCGCCACAGCTACCACCTGCTGACGCCATTCTCAATCCCAAATTGATTCCAGAATCCTCACCATATCGCAGTCTGGCTGGAGTTGGCGTTGCTTATATTTTGGCAGTTTCTCTAGCGCAACAGCTAGGCAAAGCGAAAGGCTTAGTAAAGCCGATGCTGGAATTATTTACACTAGGTACGATCGCTGATTTGGCACCTCTAACCGGTGTCAACCGCCGCTGGGTAAAACGCGGTTTGCAAATGCTACCCGAATCTCAGCTAGCCGGAGTCCAAGCATTAATTCAAATGTCAGGAGTGCAGGAAAGCGGAGTCAATGGGGAGAACTCCACTTCAGCAATTAGCAATTATCAATCACTTAATCCAAAATCCAAAATCCAAAATCAAAAATCTTTAAAGCCGGAAGATATTGGCTTTAGACTCGGCCCCCGCATTAATGCGGTGGGTCGAATTGCCGACCCCCAAATTGTGATTGAATTGCTAACTACAGATGACATGGGGGTAGCACTAGAAAGAGCGATGCAATGCGAACAAATTAACAAGCATCGTCAAGAATTGTGCGAACAAATCGAACAGGAAGCAATTGCTTGGTGCGAACAAAGTCAAATTGATTTGCAGCAAGAGCGGGTTTTAGTTGTTGTTCAACCTAACTGGCATCACGGCGTTATCGGTATTGTAGCTTCTCGCTTGGTGGAACGCTACGGCGTGCCAGTGTTTATCGGTACTTACGAAGAAGATGAACACATTCGCGGTTCGGCGCGGGGAATCCCGGAATTTCACGTATTTGAAGCTTTGTTGTTCTGTGAGGATTTGTTAGGAAAGTTTGGCGGACACAAGGCAGCGGGGGGATTTTCTCTGCCAGCAAAAAATTTAGCCCAATTGCGATCGCGTCTCAGTATCTTTGCTCACAAATGTCTGCAACCAGAACACCTCAAACCGCTGCTGAAGATCGATGTCAAAACCGATCTGGCTCGAATAGATTACGAATTATACCAGCAAATTGACGCGCTGCATCCCTGCGGCATCGAAAACTCCGCACCTATTTTCTTTTCACCCAACGTGCGAGTTGTCGAACAACAAATCGTCGGCAAAGGTCACGTTAAACTAACGCTCGCGCAAGAAAGTTCGTCTTTGACAATTAAAGCGATCGCTTGGCGATGGGGGGATTACTTGCCCTTACCGTCCCCAGTGGATATCGCCTACCGACTGCGGGAAAATAACTTTAACGGTAACAAAACTGTTGAACTGGAATTAGTGGGAGTGCGACCTTCCGTAGTGCCGATCGATCGATCGCTTACTCTTCCTCTCAAAGCAGAATTTTACTACAAAGAGCGACGTTACACCTGCGGCTTCTTTGCCAAAGATGCTTCCCACGAATTAAGAATTCGCAATGCAGAAGGAAAAGTTTTGGCGATCGAAATCGGACAAACTACAGGCTTGCTTGGAAATAGCCGGGAAGAAGCCAAAGAGGTCGATATTTCCCAACCTTTTTATTCTCACTTAGTTGATGCAGCTTATACAGCTTTGGAAATCGCCAAAGGAAAAATTTGA
- a CDS encoding YkgJ family cysteine cluster protein — protein sequence MATWLCVKQCGACCHLDPADRPDLDEYLSPEELELYLSMVGEGGWCINFDPINRECRIYAKRPRFCRVQADVFQDMYGIEAEELNDFAIECCLQQIEGVYGDRSLELLRFNREVGE from the coding sequence ATGGCAACTTGGCTTTGTGTAAAGCAGTGTGGAGCGTGCTGTCATCTAGATCCGGCAGACCGTCCCGACTTGGACGAGTATTTATCTCCAGAAGAATTGGAGCTATATCTGAGTATGGTGGGAGAAGGGGGATGGTGTATTAATTTTGACCCGATTAACCGCGAATGTCGCATCTATGCTAAGCGTCCGCGCTTTTGTCGGGTACAGGCAGACGTTTTTCAGGATATGTACGGCATCGAAGCGGAAGAGTTAAACGATTTTGCGATCGAATGTTGCCTTCAACAGATAGAGGGGGTGTATGGCGATCGTAGCCTGGAACTGCTCCGCTTTAACCGAGAAGTGGGGGAGTAG
- the psb30 gene encoding photosystem II reaction center protein Ycf12/Psb30 codes for MADFPVQSFTCWVSLGGKMDFLSGILSPITSLNWEVIAQLVLLALIVLAGPAVIVVLATRGGDL; via the coding sequence ATGGCGGATTTTCCAGTACAGTCATTCACTTGTTGGGTAAGTTTGGGAGGAAAAATGGATTTTCTATCTGGGATTCTTAGCCCTATCACCAGCCTCAACTGGGAAGTGATTGCCCAACTGGTTCTGCTGGCACTGATCGTGCTTGCCGGACCTGCGGTAATTGTGGTACTGGCTACTCGCGGCGGCGACCTGTAG